The DNA sequence CCTCTGACACTTGACGTTAAGTGACTAAACACTCCAAGGTTCCTAGTAGGCCTGAGTCAATGATACAGAAAGAAGGAAACCAATATGGGGTTATGCCAGGCCCTGGAGGGCTCCCACTGCTTGTAGATCACGGAATCCTAACCAccaccccagggcaggcaggagcagATTGCTCCACAGACAGGGAGACTGGCTGCAGCCGAAAGAACTGCCCCAGGGTGTCCAGCAGTCAAGTCACCAGGATGGAGACTTGAATTCTGAGCCAGCCCGCCTCCCGATCTCAGCAACTGCtgggagccaattccagcatgtcataattacaagagttgcatcaaaaggttgatgagaTTGGACTAAACAATCTCATGCCCATTCAGCATGAAGAGTAGGGAGACATTGAAGCCAGAATCTGTGCAAGGCTGATGCCCTGCAGGAAAAGCAGCCCAACTGCACCACAGGGTTGGGTTCCCTTTACCTCAGCTCCAGCAAGCCACTCAGAAATGCCTTTTCCTGCCCACCCCAGGGAAGGCCTCCAccagcctggactgtgcccttCAGGGAAATTCTGATCTGACAACACCCAGGCCTGGGGAAACGCCCAGGCAGTGACAGAGGGACCCAACCCtagccctcacccaggcctcaccTGCCCTGCGATTCTGTCCAGATCTCTCTGTCCCTGAGGTGTCAATTTGCGGCCCCTGGGGGAGAAAAGGGTCATGAATCCCCCCCCCAAGTTAGCGCAGGTTCTCAACCCCTCCTTCCGGATGTGAGTCAGGCTTCCCCAAAAGGCACCTGGCCACACGACCACATGGCTGCCAGCCAACTCCCACTGAGGACCCCAGTGGGCTGCATTCTAACAAGCTTGGGGCAGGAGTGGGAGCCCCCCGGGAGCTGACAGGGTGTCGTTTGTGCAAGCATTAGATCAAAGGCCCCGAAAAATCAATCGGGCAAAGTTAACGAGCAGGCTAATGAAAGCGGACAGTCGCTAAATTACCTTCCTGGAGCCAGGGTAGTCAGTTAGAGAGGTCGGAGTGAGGCCCTTAGCTGTTTGCTTTTCTGCAGAATCCCCTGCCCACCAGAGGGTCAGGTACGGAGAGTGCAGAGACCTAGCCCCTCTCTGCGTGTGGGGATGGCCCCTGCTAACTTTATTATAGGTGGCTTGACCCCAAGGATCCTCCATCACCCCCCTTTCCCATCCATTCTGATCATTTGCTTACCCATCCTGATCCTTTTCCACCATTTTCAGCCCCTCCAGGGCTTGAAGGACTCTCCGGGCCACGCTCTTAGAGCCTCTGCTAAAGTGGCTGGGCATGACACCATTTCTCTGTCGTCCTCCATAGATCTTGGTCATGGAGCCAACCCCAGCGCCTCCCCGAAGGTACAGGTGCCGCGCTGTGGAAGCTGGGTGGGGTGAGAGGGAAACTTAAGGGCCCTTCTCAGGCAGAGAATATTCTTCCCCATAGCTGAGGGAAAGGCCTTGCCACACATACAGTCTGTGTGTGGCAGCTAACTCACCATTTACAGCCAGGGCAACTGTGCACACACTAAAACCCGGTACCCCCCTCTCCCACCATGGCCAAGTCATGCTGCACTCTGGCCCAGCCTAGGAGACAGGACACCCAGGCAGTGGAGGGACTGCCAAAGCCACACTGCTAAGGCTAGACCCGAAGCCCTGTAGATAGAGCCTGTCCACCTCCATATGCCTGAGGGGCAGGAGAGTGGAGAAGGGACCTATTGCCATTTTGAGTGCAGCTCTCTGAGCCCTCAGCCCGAGagcttggggtgggggtaagggggtcAGGACTGAGATCCATGCAGTGGATATTCCCAACCTGGCATGTGTATCACCCCCCTCCATGGACACGGGGATCACTCTCCCTAGATGGGCTTAAGTCCTGGCCAGCCTCCTTGGAAATGCTCACTCCTATTCATGCGGAGCACTTAGTCGTCAGCTCTTTGCATCTTTCATGTTCTCCTCCCATGAGATACTAAGATGGCCTAAGGAGCTGGCCTAATGCTGTGGCCCTAGCAAGTCACCTACCCTCATCCAAAAGCCAGGAGTACCTGTCCCTCAGACGAGGGTTACTGTGAGGACTCCATGCAAATGTGTCAGGTGCTGTTGTCCTCTACAGAAAGGAAACAGGCTCCAAAGGGTGCTCACTGGCTTCATGCCACAGAGCTCTGGAGGGACAGCTCCTCCCGTTTTGGTTTCCTACCTCAGAGGCCACTGAGGGTTAAAGGCATCGCCGCTGCGGTGCACAAAGTGCCCAGACTTCAGTCATCACAtggccctgcctggctgggaGCTGAAGGGCAGTGACTCCAGGCCACCCCAGACCCTGGAGACGTACTGCTAAGAAGCAGGTGCCGGGCCATGTCCATGACCCTCCAGTGTTATGAAGTAGGGGTGGGTGAGACGGATCTGTGGGGTGGGTTCCGCCTCCCCTCCAGCTGCTGCTCCCAGAGCACTCTTCCACGCCACTTGTCCCCAGCCCTCCAACTGCCTCCAACAGCCATGGGCTTCTGGGGGTCAACAGCACAGCCCCTCTGTAGTCtgtctctggcctctgctcactTAAAAACCACTCTCTCCTTGGTCCTTTCTACCCCAACCttcccctcaccctacccctacACTACTGCCCTCACCCTCTTCTAGGCATTAAGCCACCCTCCCCCTGTGGATTAAGAGACTCACTTGGTATAAGTCAATACCCACAATCTTTCTACTGTGAGAGACATCACTGGAAAACTCCACCCTTATAGCCAGTGCAAATGCCTAACACCCACCACCATCCCTCCTGTGCCCGTTCCTGGGCAGAGACCTGCTTTCTCacccaggctggggagaggacTGTCTTAGGAAGGGGGCAAGGTGAACATTCCTAAGATGCCCAGAGGCTGCACACCTGAAACGAGATGCCCAAACTTGGCCTTGCCAAGCCAGGACCAGCGCTGACGAGTCCCAGCCTGGGGTACATATGGAAAGGGTGGCCCAACTCTGAGTTGTCCAGTAGACAGGATTTGAATTTCAACACTGCTCATCAGCCTGCCTACTTTCCAGGTTTGTGTGGTGGTACTGAAGGGGATGGCTTACTTAAATCTTGAGTAGTGATTGCAGAGAATAAGCTCCCATAAAACCTATTAgtttcttttggggggggggggggaaggagggttgGATTTACATTTCCTTAACACTGTATAAAATTATCTGGCCTGCTGTCAGATGTTACAAGGCCCTCACCGTCATCCGTTAGCAATAATTCTCCTAACTTAATAGGAAGGTTAACTTTACAAATTGGAAACTTTAGTTGAAATACTGAGCTCTACAAAATACGGGTATTTTTCACTCTTGAGCCCTTGTGGCCCTAGCCCCAACCACACAAACCCAGGTGCTGTCTGTCACAAATGGCCTCTCCTTCAGGCCCTCCAATGGCCTTCTGCTCCTCTCCTGATTCTTGCGAAACCTTGTCACTCTACTGCCAGCTGTGAAGGAGGAACCACGCAGGGCCCCTACCCATGGAGTCTAGTCAAAGTAGAGCAGGTACGTGTCCTGCTAGGCCACTAGGTAGGGCACACGCTGCACTGAGCACATGGCAGATCAAGGGAAGCCTTCCCAGATGCATTTTGCCCTTAACCCTTCTCTGCTAAATTCCTAAGGGGAAATTTAGACCTCGATCCACCCCTTGAATTGTTCCTGCAATGTCTCCAAAGCCCCGTTCTGGGATAGGACAGACCAACCGCCAACCTATAATAAAAAGCACTCAGGTGTCCCAACTTAGCAGCTGCTCACTGCCAGATGTCTTGTCCAGGGCCACACTGCACCACCTTCTTCATAGGTGGTCTTCCCTCGACACCATCCCTCCTCTTACAGCAGGTCTCCACTCTCCGGACAGGTTCTTTCTAGCCCtacctcaccctcacccccaccactgcCTGGGGACTCCTTCCGGTACAGCTCTGCCCTTCTTCTAGACCACTCTCAGGAGGCCCCTGCCTACTCCACACTGGCTCCTACACACCTCCAGAACTTataccccccaccactgccacaaAACTGAGGGGGCAAAATAGGCCAAGCCCCATGATCCAAAATAGAGAATATAGCACAGACCCTGCTGTGTCCCCTGGTAAAGGAGCATCTCCAGTGACTTCAACTTGTACAGAGAATAAGCTGACCACCAAACTAGGCGGGAGCACTCTGGACTATAGAAGAGAGGTTGGCACACGCTGTAAAGGGTCAAACAGCAAGTATCTTAGGCTTTGTAGGCTGTCACAACTGCCACTCTGCCTCTGCTGTGGATGTACACAGACGGGCTTGGTTATATccctgccggaagccaattccagcatgtcagcagggctgaatcatctggaaatggctgagggcatttccccagacctgaaagggatgcatggatgattgcttgctgccagacagctaagggcatcttaatttacatgttactgcctcctgctggccaaacacctgaacagccgaagtcAATTTCTCCCAAATCCgataatctgacaatggattctgtatactaaaccctggcctttgaagtgtGTATCTACCTTgtcttaggacaatttgtgttaataaaaagcaaggggtcctgagacaaaggagaacttggtttctttagccaagctcctctggccccccccccccatatgccttccaaaattatgttttgtctctggacttatttaatttacacacagcgccttctccagattcctgaacccttctagatgctggattaagacctCCGGCATTATATCCCCAAGAAATATGCACATAATAAACCTCCGTCTAGAACCATCACCatatgccagtgatgggcaaccttttgagcttggtgtgtcaaacttcgccaaaaaactgagcataactcgggtagtgtgtcactttgaggaaaaaactaactccaagactctagtcgcaaatgtttcatcctcggcatgtggccgcatgtcatcagaaatggctacgtgtgtcagtgctgacacgcgtgtcataggttcgccatcactgccctatgccAATAGGGCAGCTGGGAAAGTAATAAGAGAGCTTCGAAAACCCTAAGGAAGGGGGAccaggagggaaggcagaggacacACCCCAGTATGTGGAAGGGACATGTTGGGCAGAAATTGGTCACAGCAAAATGAAAATTAGACAAGGCCTTTATCCAATTTTccattaatctctccccacctaaaaaataaagtatgaatTTCTGTCAGAGATGAGATGAAGCTCCCCTGCCACAGGATGACAGGATGGGGTAAACTGTGGCATCACAAGCTGGCAGGCCCTGAACATGTGACACCGAAAGCACAAATCTGGTTGGGAAATTTTTGATAGGTGCAGATTAAAACGGAAAAGCTAGGATTCTTTCTCCTAATCTTAGATCCCAAACTGTCCTGACTCTTGGGGCATTGGCAAAGAACATTCAGGACCAGGTAGCTCTACTTCCCAAGACGGATGTGGTTTTGTCCAGGCCCTATCACTGTTGTCTGCCCAGCAAAGTCAAGTCAGCTTCTCTTCACCAACACTTCCCACCTCACAAAGTTGACCTTTTAGCCCTCAGGGGTCAGAGGTTGTGGCCGAGTCACATTAGCACATGTGTCCAGGCTAGGGCCTGAAATACAGTGACATCTGATGCATGAGTGCATGACCAACCTACAAAATACATGCTCTGATGTGCTGGGCAACTCTTCTCAAGGTTATTCTGAAGTTTTATCAATATCAAAACTCTGCTTTCCGCCAATTTCCCATATGGAGGGGCAAGCTTTGGCCTGGATGGAGCTCCCACTTCAGAGGAGGAAGGTTGGGGTGACAGTTTGGAGAAACTTGAAATGTCAAGAACAGGCGAGAACTAACACTGTGAAGTCAGGGGTTACACTTGCAATCCGTCCAAGTTGCAAGTTACTGTAAGATTAATAAGAGAGGGGGCTGGCAAATGATCAGAAGGTTTTCTTCTGAGCATTTGGGACTCAAGATTTAGAGCAAAGAGTGACCCGGCCAGATCGCCAACCACTTAGTGCGATGACctgagcaataaaaagaaaacagctgaCTTTTCTTCAACGATTACTCTTCAACAGGCAAGCACATTTTAAAGCAGTTTGACTGTATTAGGCTAATTTGATTCAACAACACTTGGCACTGACACATTATTAACCCCATTTCAGAGATAGGAAACCAAAACACACTGGCAGATGGAGGTCACGAATTAAATGTAGAGGAGAATCTGAACCCAGGGAGTCTGGACCCCATGGCCATAAGGATAATGCCAGCCTCTAAAACAAACCACCTCTAAGCAAAATATGAACATCCATTTGTCCCCGGGTTTCCCTGGAAGATCAGAGGAAGCCACAGGTCCTCACACAAACCTCttacaaaggaggaaacagaGCCAGGGTAAGAAGTTATTGAATGTCACACAAAGCATGCAGGGGGAGAGTCAAagtctcttgcaatctggggggagagggaggcaaatAAGAGATCACAGAGGGGGCGGGAGTATGATCTGTGCCAGGAGTCACCCGTCTCCCCACTACCCAGCTACATGCCCCCGTTCCTACCAGCTCGTGTGTAGAACCAATTCTCATCGTAGGGAGCAAGCTCTTTGTGCTTGGCCAGCTTGACAGTGTCCACCCATTCAGGGACTTTCAGCTTCCCGGACCTGGGATCAAGACAGCAAGAAAGGCACAATTCACCAGTCTCCACAACCCCCTCATCCCCTCTCCTCAATAGGACTGGACGTTAACAGGAGCTGGACGTGTCCCAGAGGATAAACAAGCTGAAACTCAAACACAACCCAGGCCTCATGTAGAAAGGGGGACCCCACAGAGGCCCTCCAGTGAGTCTCCCCCCAGCCAGAAGAGGGCGCTGCGGACCGAGGGGCCAGCAAAGACCACAGCCTGCAGCCACGGCGAACCCGTCCCCACACTCACTTTTTGAGGAAGGCTGCCAGAGCTCTGACGAACTCCTGCTGGTTCACGTCTTTTACAGTAACTCCGGGCATCTGCGAGAAGGGCCACGCATGTGAACACGAACTGGGGGGGGGaccacccacaggggctggggccGAGCCCCAACGCGACCTACACCGCCGCCCTCCCCTGACTTCCAAAGGCCCTACTTCAAGTAGGCGGTCCTAGAGTTCGCCGGCGCCCACGACCATAGCCCGACCGCATTTGTGGAGACGCTGTAGGACCCTAGTCCCTGGCCCTGGGGTCCCGCACTCCCGGCTGCCCCCAGGCCCGGTCTCGCTTCCCGGACCACGCCGAGCCAGCATGTCCGGGCCTGCCGCTCGCACGTGGCTGCGGCttcagggggcggggcggcgccgcGCGGACACCCCGGGCTCCGAGACACACGCTTGGGGCTGGGGAGTCGGGTCCCGGCGCTCCGTGCCCAGCACGAGTCAGAGAGCCCGCCTTACCGTGCGGCCTCCGCGCTGCCAGCCAGGGGAAAGGGAGCAACGGGGTTTCCCGGACGCACAAATCGGGCGTCAGGTCTCGCGAGGGTTCCGAGAGCTCGCGAGAACAGGGTTAGAAAAGGCAGCCCCGCCTATCTCAGGGCGAATGGGGCTTCGCTTCCGCCGAGGTGGGCGGGTGTGGAGTGAGGAGGCGGGAAGGCAAAACAAAAGGCTATGGGGACGGATGGGGAGGCTTGTTTCTTCGCCATTCCTCCTCCCGGAGTGTACTAGAGAGAGGAGAGCGTTCCCGTCTGGAGCTGGGGGCATCTGGTTTCGTTTGCATTGATCAAAACATCAGCGGAGGACACTGATGGCGGAAGCTATGAAGTTCGGTGGGCAGGAAAAGACGTAGCCACTTTCTGGCGTTTCCAAAGGGacgacctccccctcccccttccaagTGGAAGTGGCTTGACTGGTCGGAAGTGGGGGTAGTAAGGGCGGAACTGTGATGGGGCACCCAGAGGAAGTGCTAAGAAGAAAGCTGTCCACTACCTTTCCTGTTTCGACCCCTAGCCCTCCCGCGAGCTGGAGACGGAAGCCCCACCCTTCTCAGGGCGGAAGTTGCTTCACTGGAGCCCGGGCGGACCTGGTGGGAACGAGGCAGTGGCGGCTGGGAAGAGATGAGGGCAGGGACGCAGAGGCGGAGGCGGGACCTTGGGAGAAATTAGTTTAGCTCTGCCTCCTAGCGTCTGAATGGGCTCGCTCAGGCCTTAGCCTTACTTGCTATTTATATTTACCTACTGACCTGTGCAACTTTAGGCTGTCCATTTGCTCGGTCTTCAgtcactcctttaaaaaaaaaaaaaaaaaagggggtggatTTAAATGGAAATACCGAGATCCCGATTATTTGCCTCTTTTAAGTGACTGCTTCTGTACATAGTGCATCTCTTATGAATTCTAgcaacattgtgtgtgtgtgtgtgtgtgtgtgtgtgtgtgtgtgtgtgtgtgtctactctgtgccaggcacaggtaAACATTATGTAGTATTAGTACATGTACACTGTTCAGAAGCGCAAAATCAAAGGTGCCAGCAGGTTctgtgtctggtgagggcccGCTTTCTGGTTTATAGACAATAATCTTTTTGTGCATCCTCATAGCAGAAAGCGGGAAAGGAAGCTCTCTGGGCCTTTCTTATGAGGGCACTAACCCTATCTGAGGAATTCACCCTCATGAcgtaatcacctcccaaaggcaccacctccaaataccattatATTgcggattaggtttcaacatattaATTTTGGGGGGCACACAAATATTCAATTTATAAACTTTATAACAGtttataatatgtatttaaatcAGGGGCTTTCTTACTTTCGTGTAGCATGTTGTCAAAGTCTATTTTGCATTGTTTCTAAAATTTGAGAATAGTTTAAGTATCTCAGATTCCTCCCACCCCTGAATCAACACTTGTGTTTCCATGTGTAACTGTAAATGTATCCTTGTAATggctattgtttttcttttttttttacatgctgactttatttttagtttaaatctttattgtcaagagtattacagatgtccctcctctttcccccttGTTCCCCTCCGTCAGTTTCTGCCCCactccaggctttcaccaccctattgtctgtgtccataggtaatgcatagcctatgtaataaaaccctaatatgcaaatcaaccaagcagtggaatgactggttgctatgatgtgcactgaccaccagggggcagatgttcagcacaggagctgccccctggtggtcagtgcgctcgctccccctttgggaggaccgctcagccagaagccaggttcatggctggcaagtgcagcagtggtggcggaggcgggagcctctcccacctccactgcaggcaggcggtaaggagcaaggagtcccggactgcaagagccctggactgcgaaagggatGTTtgattgctggcttaggcctgattctTGGGGGATCGCCAGTCTGTTccgtgtttccatgcctctgattctattatttatttattttttaaaaattatattttattgtctggctggtgtggctcagtggttgagcatcaacccatgaaccagaaggttgctggtttgattcctggtcagggcatatgcctggcttgcaggctcagtgcccattagggggcatgcaggaggcagccaatcaatgcttctctctcatccatatttctatctcttcctctcccttcttctctctctcaaaatcaataaaaacatatttaaaaatatattttattgattttttttacagaggaggggagagggatagagagttagaaacatcgattagctgtctcctgcgcactccctactggggatgtgcccgcaaacaacgtacatgcccttgactggaattgaacctgggacccttcagtccgcaggccgaagctctatccactgagccaaactggttagggttctGATCCTATTTTTtaggttcaattgttgatagctatatatttattgctattttattattcatatttttatcttttttgttcttcttcctcttcttaaagaatatccttcaacatttcatgtagtactggtttggtggtgatgaactcctttagcttattcttgtctgtgaagctctttatctgaccttcaattctaagtgatagctttgttgggtagagtaatcttggttgtaggtccttgctattcatcactttgaatatttcttgccactcccttctggcctgcaaagtttctgttgagaaattagctgacagtcatatgggcactcccttgtaagtaactgcttttctctgcaGCTTTTCTTTTACTGCTTTTAAAATACTCTCATTGTcgttaacccttggcattttaattgtgatgtgtcttggtgtgggcctctttggttcCTCTTGTATGGGACTCTTTgggtttcctggacttgtaaggtaagtctatttctttcaccaggtaggggaagttttctgtcattttttcaaaaccACCTGGCAGGAGGTTTTAAATATCTTGCTCtgactcttctccttctggcattcctataatgtggatgttggtacctttgaagttgtcccagaggctccttacactgtcctcatatttttggactattttttctttttgttcttctgattgaggtttttttttttttttttccctcatatTTCAtctcattgatttgattctcagaatcctctactctactgttgaatccctagaaattattcttcatttcagttagtgcactggtatgcttaatttatgaatggtccttttttatgtctttgaaattctcactaagattcttgtctcactaagtcccttgatgCTCTCATTAAGGACCTTGAGCAACCTATTaagcattgttttgaactctgtatccattttgcttccatttttttttctttatctcttcattttggctgcttccctgtgtttgtttctatgtattaggtagatctgttaTGTCTGCcggacttggtagagtggccttgtgtagtaggtgttctgtaggacccattggctcagcctccccagtcactctAGATGCActtctgtgtgggctgtgtgcagagtcttgttgtatttttgttgtaaCTTTTTGTGTGGTACTGTGTGCTGTTTGTGCTTTTTGGTCTCataattttgtcttctttttctctaaaaggcACTGCAAATTGTATAAATGTCAGACCTCACAAAACTACCCATACTGCTCCACTAGGCATTTCTCACAATGCTTTGCATTTGCTTACATATACTCTCCCACTCTAGATGCATGTCTCATTCTCCTTGCAGCCCTAAAACTTACCAGGGCCTGTTAAGCCCCCATTAAATGTGCATtgaattgaattaaataaaaatagaaataaagtctTGTTACTAGTATTTTTCTGATTCCCTATAACCCATAGcttattgattaaaatatttaacttctctCTTTTCCAAGCTTGACACTCAGTGAAAATCCCCTTTCTCTCCAAAAGCCCTAAAGAGTGGTGTGTACAGATTTCTTTCTGGATCAGCAGGAAGTGGAAAAGGAGAAGATGAATCGCAGTTTGCAGTGGGGTCTCATGGTGAGGAGTCCAAATGAAGAACTTAACCACCATGACTCAGCTGTAAACTTGGGGGTCAGCCTTGgttccctcctctcctttctctctcctatccATCCAATCCACTGTAAGTCCCACCCAAAAAGTTCTAAACTTTTTGTGCTCTGAATTCTTTGGTGTCTCACAAAACCTACGGCCCCTTCTCAGAATTAGAAAAATGCATAAGGTAAAATATGTAGGATTTCAAGTGAAATCAATTATATTGAAATAGTCATCACAAGTACTTTGAATTGTGCTAATAGTAATCTATGGGCTTATTTAGCACATTATTGTTTAAGATCAAGCAAAGTTCTGATGACTACTGTCATCTCAAAGCCACAGTGAGTGAGACAGTATTTTCAGAGATCTGCAACAACTGTACAGAATATGGAAACAGCTGTGCATTCCATTGGTGACAAAGCCCAAGTCCTGCTGTGCCACTGTCGTTTGTTGCCTACATTCAAGATAGAAGGAAATACTAGGTTTTTGGTCAGAGGATAGCAAAAATCGAGTCATAATTCCAAGTTCATGGACCCCCTCCCCCTGAATTCTATCCACAGACCCCTTGAGGGGTGGTTTGTGGAATCCAGGTTCCTGTTCTAAAATATTAATCGAACCAGAAAACCTCCTTTGGGTTTCATCACATTTGTAATAGAATCTAACACCTTGTTGTGGCCCTGCATGAGCCAGCCGCCTGCTTGCCACTCCTTCCTCACCTCCCTtgacttcctctctccctaactCTAATCCAGCCACACCGGTCTCCTTCCTGTTACTCAACCTAGAAAGAAGTCCTCGCCTcaaggcctttgcacatgctgctgcTTTgtaccttcctttcctttttggtcTGCATATGACTGGCCCCTCCTCATCACTCAAGTCTCTATCAAATGCCTCCTCCTCAGGGAGGTCTCCCCTGGCCACCACTCTGGTAAGCAGTCTTCCTTtctcttgatctcattggtaacttattcatcctagctaataaagagggaatatgctaattgaccctcatactgttgcaaagatggtggcacccacagccaataggagggaatatgcgaattgacttccctgccctcaaatatggtggcgctCATAGCCAATaaggggggaatatgctaattgactgccctgccctcaaatatggcggcacctgtagccacaagatggcggcgcccagtcccctcagccccgtcggGATGGCAGGCATGTTGCAAGGCTGAGCCCGCctccaggtgggcctggccacttcgtgcacctgcctctggagtcccccagtcccctcagccccctagccgtCCAGGGTCACCtcgaggcataggcaagcctcagatggcagctgcccagccgcccagggccagcccgaggtgcaggcaagccttggatggcggctgcccagctgcccagggctgcccgaggcttgcgctactggcagtggcagcagcagaggtgtgatggagcgttgtcttcccctgattgctgggtcacctcccacccctgagggctcctggattgccagagggagcaggacaggctgaaggacccccctccagtgcatgaattttcatgcaccgggcctctagttgtttaataacatgctatttagcctccatgtgtttgtatgtttttgggtgtttttactgtagttgatttctcatttcatgcca is a window from the Eptesicus fuscus isolate TK198812 chromosome 21, DD_ASM_mEF_20220401, whole genome shotgun sequence genome containing:
- the RPS19 gene encoding 40S ribosomal protein S19; its protein translation is MPGVTVKDVNQQEFVRALAAFLKKSGKLKVPEWVDTVKLAKHKELAPYDENWFYTRAASTARHLYLRGGAGVGSMTKIYGGRQRNGVMPSHFSRGSKSVARRVLQALEGLKMVEKDQDGGRKLTPQGQRDLDRIAGQVAAANKKH